The following proteins are encoded in a genomic region of Glycine soja cultivar W05 chromosome 17, ASM419377v2, whole genome shotgun sequence:
- the LOC114393075 gene encoding threonine synthase 1, chloroplastic-like translates to MLSSLLNPSFTTTLPIHSILIPNNRRASTVVSCTSSHLTTNNHSHVSSPPNIKDEARRRPAAENDFTAKYVPFNAGFDSPETYSLDEIVYRSRSGGLLDVQHDMEALGRFDGAYWRALFDSRVGKTTWPYGSGVWSKKEWVLPEIDPDDIVSAFEGNSNLFWAERFGKQFVGMNDLWVKHCGISHTGSFKDLGMTVLVSQVNRLRKMNRPVVGVGCASTGDTSAALSAYCASAGIPSIVFLPANKISTAQLIQPVSNGSLVLSINTDFDGCMKLIREITAELPIYLANSLNSLRLEGQKTAAIEILQQFNWEVPDWVIVPGGNLGNIYAFYKGFKMCKELGLVERIPRLVCAQAANANPLYLHYKNGFKDFNAVKAETTFASAIQIGDPVSIDRAVHALRNTEGIVEEATEEELMDAMVQADSTGMFICPHTGVALAALIKLRNRGVIGAGERVVVVSTAHGLKFAQSKIDYHSGLIPGMGRYANPLVSVKADFGSVMDVLKDFLHNKSPDFNKS, encoded by the coding sequence atgttGTCTTCTCTGCTGAACCCTTCCTTCACCACCACCCTTCCAATCCATTCAATTTTAATCCCTAATAACCGCCGCGCCTCCACCGTAGTATCATGCACCTCCTCACACCTCACCACCAACAACCACTCCCATGTTTCTTCGCCGCCGAACATCAAGGACGAGGCCCGCCGCCGCCCCGCGGCGGAGAACGACTTCACGGCGAAGTACGTCCCCTTCAACGCCGGCTTCGACTCGCCGGAAACCTACTCGCTCGACGAAATCGTGTACCGCAGCCGTTCCGGCGGACTCCTCGACGTGCAGCATGACATGGAGGCTTTAGGGCGCTTCGACGGCGCGTACTGGCGCGCGCTGTTCGACTCGCGCGTGGGGAAGACGACGTGGCCGTACGGGTCCGGCGTGTGGAGCAAGAAGGAGTGGGTCCTACCAGAAATAGACCCTGACGACATCGTTTCCGCCTTCGAAGGCAACTCGAATCTCTTCTGGGCGGAACGCTTCGGGAAACAGTTCGTGGGAATGAACGATTTGTGGGTGAAGCACTGCGGAATCAGCCACACCGGAAGCTTCAAGGATCTCGGCATGACCGTTCTCGTCAGCCAGGTCAACCGCCTCCGCAAAATGAACCGCCCCGTCGTCGGCGTCGGCTGCGCCTCCACCGGCGATACTTCCGCCGCGCTCTCCGCCTACTGCGCTTCCGCCGGAATCCCCTCCATCGTCTTCCTCCCCGCCAACAAGATCTCCACCGCGCAACTAATCCAACCGGTTTCAAACGGCTCTTTAGTCTTAAGCATCAACACCGATTTTGACGGCTGCATGAAGCTGATTCGTGAAATCACCGCCGAATTACCCATCTATTTGGCGAATTCGTTGAACAGTTTGCGTCTGGAGGGTCAAAAAACCGCTGCAATTGAGATTCTGCAGCAGTTCAACTGGGAGGTGCCGGATTGGGTTATTGTACCCGGGGGCAATCTGGGAAATATTTATGCTTTTTACAAGGGTTTTAAGATGTGCAAGGAATTAGGGCTTGTGGAGAGGATTCCAAGGCTAGTGTGTGCTCAGGCTGCGAATGCAAACCCTTTGTATTTGCACTACAAGAATGGGTTTAAGGATTTTAACGCTGTGAAGGCTGAGACTACTTTTGCTTCTGCTATTCAGATAGGGGATCCTGTTTCAATTGACAGGGCAGTGCATGCTCTGAGGAACACGGAGGGGATCGTGGAGGAGGCAACAGAGGAGGAGCTGATGGATGCAATGGTGCAGGCTGATTCCACTGGAATGTTCATATGTCCACACACTGGGGTGGCTCTGGCGGCGCTTATTAAGCTGAGGAATCGTGGGGTTATCGGTGCCGGTGAGAGGGTTGTGGTGGTGAGCACTGCACATGGATTGAAGTTTGCACAGAGCAAGATTGATTATCATTCTGGGCTCATTCCTGGAATGGGCCGCTATGCTAACCCGCTGGTTTCGGTTAAGGCGGATTTTGGATCGGTCATGGATGTTCTCAAGGATTTCTTGCACAACAAGTCCCCCGACTTTAACAAGTCTTGA